Proteins encoded together in one Chelonoidis abingdonii isolate Lonesome George chromosome 1, CheloAbing_2.0, whole genome shotgun sequence window:
- the LOC116831970 gene encoding olfactory receptor 52R1-like, which translates to MSDSNRTEFTNPSTFILLGIPGLEVASVWISIPFCAMYVIVILGNFTILFIVKRELSLHEPMYYFLCMLAITDLVLSTSTLPKILAIFWFNSREIRFSACLTQLYFTHCFSVIESGIFVAMAVDRYVAICHPLRQSTILTNRMVITIGLAVVLRGSMLALPYRFLVRQRPYCRTNIIPHTHCEHMYVVKLACADIHVSSYYGLFVLFCEIGLDVFFIVVSYTQILRAIFSLSTKDARLKTFGTCSSHLCVILAFYIPTLFSSLTSRFGYNLPLHFHIFIGNVYLIVPPMLNPIIYGMRTKQIRDRLLQFFTHKGTKVFSCCSRSETWVHADVTDDMVLGRFP; encoded by the coding sequence ATGTCAGATTCCAACAGAACAGAAttcaccaacccctccaccttcatACTTCTGGGCATTCCTGGCCTTGAAGTGGCCTCTGTCTGGATCTCCATTCCCTTCTGCGCCATGTACGTCATAGTCATCTTGGGGAACTTTACTATCCTTTTCATTGTGAAGAGGGAGCTGagcctccatgagcccatgtacTATTTTCTCTGCATGCTGGCCATCACTGACCTGGTGCTGTCCACATCCACCCTGCCCAAAATTCTGGCAAtcttctggttcaattccagggagatcagattcagtgcctgcctcacccagCTGTACTTCACTCACTGCTTCTCAGTGATCGAGTCTGGAATCTTCGTGGCCATGGCTGTGGATCGGTACGTAGCCATCTGCCATCCCCTGAGACAGTCTACCATCCTGACAAATCGCATGGTGATCACGATTGGCCTGGCTGTGGTTCTGCGAGGCAGCATGCTCGCACTACCCTATCGCTTCCTGGTGAGACAGAggccatattgcagaaccaacatcatTCCCCATACACACTGTGAGCACATGTATGTGGTGAAGCTGGCGTGTGCCGACATCCATGTCAGTAGTTACTATGGCCTATTTGTGTTATTCTGTGAGATTGGACTGGATGTGTTTTTTATTGTTGTGTCCTATACTCAAATCCTCAGGGCCATCTTCAGCCTCTCCACAAAGGACGCCCGGCTCAAGACTTTTGGGACTTGCAGCTCCCACCTCTGTGTCATCTTAGCCTTTTATATCCCaactctcttttcttccctcaCATCTCGATTTGGGTACAATTTGCCccttcattttcatatttttattggCAACGTGTACCTCATTGTGCCCCCCATgctaaaccccatcatctacgGGATGAGGACCAAACAGATTCGGGACAGGCTGCTCCAGTTCTTTACTCATAAGGGGACTAAAGTTTTCTCCTGCTGCTCTAGGTCTGAAACCTGGGTCCATGCAGACGTGACTGATGACATGGTGCTTGGCCGATTTCCCTGA